A window of the Brassica napus cultivar Da-Ae chromosome C5, Da-Ae, whole genome shotgun sequence genome harbors these coding sequences:
- the LOC106397002 gene encoding 60S ribosomal protein L23: protein MSKRGRGGTSGNKFRMSLGLPVAATVNCADNTGAKNLYIISVKGIKGRLNRLPSACVGDMVMATVKKGKPDLRKKVLPAVIVRQRKPWRRKDGVFMYFEDNAGVIVNPKGEMKGSAITGPIGKECADLWPRIASAANAIV from the exons ATGTCGAAGCGAG GACGTGGAGGTACGTCTGGTAACAAGTTCAGGATGTCGCTTGGTCTCCCCGTAGCGGCGACCGTGAACTGTGCCGACAACACAGGTGCCAAGAACCTCTACATCATTTCCGTGAAGGGAATCAAGGGTCGTCTCAACCGATTGCCTTCCGCTTGTGTCGGGGACATGGTGATGGCCACCGTGAAGAAAGGGAAGCCTGATCTAAGGAAAAAGGTTCTGCCAGCTGTCATCGTTAGGCAGAGGAAGCCGTGGCGCCGAAAGGATGGTGTTTTCATGTACTTCGAag ATAATGCTGGAGTCATTGTGAACCCCAAGGGAGAAATGAAAGGTTCTGCGATCACCGGTCCTATCGGTAAAGAGTGTGCTGATCTTTGGCCTAGGATTGCTAGTGCTGCCAATGCCATTGTCTGA